The genomic stretch AAGCTTCTTGTTTTGTTCGTGTCACTATTTTTTCTGACAACAGCATTGGCCGACGCCGAAGTCACAAGTTTTGAGGATCTGGATTTAGATGCTGATTCTTACTGGAATGGTTCTGATGGTTCAGGGGGGTTCACCAGCGGTGGCACCAATTTCAACAACAGCTATAATGCCGACTGGGACAGTTGGGATGGCTTTTCCTATTCCAATATGACGGACAATAAGATTGTTGGTTTGGATGGGCAGTATAATGCAATAACTGGTAGAGGTGTCATAAGCAGCAACTATGTGGTTGGTTATGTTGGTTGGGCAGATCCACCCACGGTAACT from Deltaproteobacteria bacterium encodes the following:
- a CDS encoding DUF4465 domain-containing protein, yielding MKKLLVLFVSLFFLTTALADAEVTSFEDLDLDADSYWNGSDGSGGFTSGGTNFNNSYNADWDSWDGFSYSNMTDNKIVGLDGQYNAITGRGVISSNYVVGYVGWADPPTVT